The DNA sequence CTTTTTGTACCTGTTGTAATGGTTTCATTGTACATTTTACGATGTAATGTGTACTGTTTAGTGGTCCAAATCGTTTTGCTGAGATGCAAGTGAAGCAGCGTTGCATCGATCATCATCCTTTATGCTTGTAATTTGCTTTCGTGACGTAACTTACGGCTGTATTCGCAAGTAGTATAATAAGAAATTACATGCGACTTACAATAGTGTGCATCGTAAGTTACTTACgtaaataaaagtaagtttcaacaataattatttattgcatccatagTGTTACAGAGGTGGTATGATTTTATCTATCGGGCACAGCATTCTAAGAGAGGAGAAGAGTTAGGCGGCCTTCAGATGCTTAAATTAACCGCTATGAGTTGGTGGTAATATACTTTATATTTCCCTTGTAATCGGGGTATGTCATGTATAATTATTTGgggtatgtattttttttaccaaactAGTGTGATTGTTGGGGAAATGGGGAAGAAGTACAATGCTGATGTAAAACACATATTTGAATATCCTTGACTTGAACCGATGTTCATCCTGTCTGCGTATCTCATCTGTGATGTCACCCTCATGCTTTGCGAATTGCGAACTTTAATTTTCTCAATTTACAGTTTAGAGTAATAACGTTTGAGCACTGGCAATATTGGGGCTTACTGCTGAAAGTACACTATGCGAGAATTTCTCCAAGCCGCATCAATGTGAACAGGCACTTGACAAGTTTCTTCTTGGTGGGTGTTCACTTTGATGCATCTTggccaatttcccgcatagtgtactttaTGCATATCATTGACATCGGAGATAAAACGGAGAACCCAAAGAtgtaaatctaaaaaaatcaattaaaaaaaattactgacAGACAAATGACATTAATGACAATAACTTTGACAGTTTGTTGTTGACGACGTCGTCGAACGAAATAAATTTTGCCGGaactgaataaaataatttcagtaTTTCCAATAGAAATGTGACTAGTGTGTAACTAAAATGGATATCATCTCAGTTATTTGGTCTTTGATCTTCTACGGTATTGTTTTCGGTctgacattattatttattgtgagTATTTGTTGAACACACCTACACAACAAGAGACACGACACCTGCTCGTTAGAGCCTGAAATACACGTCAGCCTGAAAAATCTACACGTTAGTtctgtattaataatattattcataagTGAGAACTTACAGACTGTACCATTGGTTTACAGAGTTGTGTCATCATCTATGTTGTAACAAATCCATACCCAGTTGTCGAGCGGTTCAAAGAAGAAGAATACTATGAAGATCCAAAATCCAAGACCAAAGTAAAGTTCCCGAGTATTGAGGAACCTCAGAGTGTCAATCTTAGTGTTGTGGTCCCGGCATACAATGAGGAAGAAAGGTGTAAGTTGGACAAGACTTATTTTTCTTTATCCTAAGCGGGCATGAATTGTAATGAGCTTCTTTATTTCAGTGCCACCAATGTTAGATGAGGCATTAGAATTTTTGGAGAAAAGACTGACAGAGTATCCTTCGTACAAGTATGAAATCATAGTAGTGAGTGATGGGAGCAAAGATAAGACTGTCCAAGTGGCTGGAAACTATGCCCTGAAGTATGGCAGTGATAATGTCAGATGTCTTGAACTGGTAAAGAATAGAGGCAAAGGTGGTGCTGTGCGCTTGGTGAGTGGATATCAAGCTGTGAGTTTAAATTATCCACAAGGCAATatgttttattcattaatttgtatattttcagGGAATTGAGAGCTCCAGGGGCTCATTGATATTGTTTGCTGATGCAGATGGTGCATCCAAATTTGAGGATTTGAAAAAGCTGGAAGTAGCCGTACAAGGAACACTGAAATATGATGTAATCACACAGCCTGAAGAAATCAGTAAAGCCCACTCTATTGTCATTGGCTCTAGAGCTCATTTGGAAGAAGAATCTTTAGCCACAAGAAGTGTTTTTAGGTAActtatgaaaaatgtttttaattaatctaGGTGTCGtaagataaaatatatttaatgatttttaattttttccaggAATATACTGATGTATGGCTTCCATTTCCTGGTGTGGTTGTTCACTGTAAAGGGCATCAATGACACACAATGTGGTTTTAAACTGTTCACTAGAAAATCTGCACAAACTTGTTTCAAGAGCTTACATGTGAATAGATGGTaattattgcataaaaatagtCTTAAAGCCTTGTAGTGCTCTCTACCAGTTAACTGTACATTCAGTGCAGGTCAGTCATTGCTGATTGTCATCATAGTTCCTAGTGCCCacctacattaaaattaaattattgttatgataaataataatatttgattgCAGGGCATTTGATGTAGAATTACTGTACATAGCACAACAACTTAACATTCCAATAACTGAGATTCCTGTGAGATGGACAGAGATCGAAGGCTCCAAGGTTACCCCTGTCCTCTCCTGGATACAGATGGGGTGTGACCTCGGCCTCATTTGGCTTAAATATACGATAGGAGCCTGGAAGATCAAAGCTGATAAGATAGATTAAGCATGTcctgtatattattttaaagtttattagatcaagctaaataaaaatttattttaatgtcttTTCTCTTGTATTGAGTGTAGCCTCAACTAGCACCCTAGACCCCTCATTTACCAATTTATCCTATCTATAGGATAACAGATTGTTTTCTCAATTTTTGTTCTAAGACTTAGCAAccatttcataaaattttattacgaAATTCAAGAATACAATATGATATAAAATTAGCTTTgccataaataaattactttatcaatGGTTTTGGCTATCAGTTCTTACCAGTTCTTATAATCCAATCCAAGTCAAATCATAATCAAGTTCAATAATCTTTTTCTGTAGTCTTTATCAACTCACTAAATTATTCACGTCGATATAGTGTTGTTAGTTTTTCGCTGtttgtttgtaattaattaagttgTTTGAAGAAACATTGTTGAAGATATTATGAAGTAAATAAGGTTGAGGTGGTGTCATCATggataaagtaaataaaacacttATGTACATTcagaataattatttattttatcaaagaGATTTCTAACATAGATCATTTGAAGAAGTTAACAACATTGAATATTATCATAAGATCAATTTGTTTCACAGTTACATtgctaaataaaatttatacaaCAAATCATGGCATaaaagaataagaataatattagcCGTGttcattatattaaaataaaataataatatacattaaaTAAAAGTCATTTGCAATCATTCAATAAATGATGCTTATATTGTTGTTtcttatttacttaataaatacTAATGGCTGTATCACATTATGTAATTTTCTgaaaaattatttacttataccACTTCAATCATGGAATGAGCCTGCTCATATTTAGATTAATAAACAAACAGTAACATAGAAAGTTGCCTCCAGCCAgataaatgtattaaattctacTTTTACCTACCAAATTAGTCAGAAGAATAAGCTCATTTTCGGCTACGCGGCAGATTTATACTTTTTACAGTCGAATATAATATGTTGAGCATTATTGAAAGGaagaaatacataatatttataaaaaagatACAAAAAATTTGGCTTAATGAGCGTGAAAGTACTCAATTAGGTACTTAagtttcttgtataataatataattaattacctacatatagGTATACATCGTAGAATTATTTATAAAGCATCTTTTCTGGTACATACAAAGTGCCGAAGCAAAGACTGTAGTCGACAAAAGGACGATACAATTACAATGATTTCAGACGGTGTTGACATATTTTAATGAGAACATGTTTTAATGATATCGTAtctataaaacaaaatgtaccccAATAAAAGtaatcaaataggtacatattatgtCTACGATTTCGTAGTTCGTGCATCAGGCTAATGTTGCATAAGTGTCAAGTAATAGAttataaaagttacaaaatataataaacagAAATAGAAACAAGTAATATTTTGCCACAAAAAATCAACTAGGCTTGATATTATACTAAAATGCAATAACAAATTAACATGCCActtatcttcaccttaaaggagataaagaaaatagaaaGTTAAATTAGTTTCATAAAGAACATAAAATAAGGTCTCATAATCAAGTAAATGTCATTACagttgaaaaattaaaagctaATTAGTAGGAAAATATAAGATTTAATAGTCTAGATCAAGTATCTCTAATAGTAGCTATTAAAAAGAAGTGATTCAACAAGGTCATTACCTTGCTAATGTTTATGAatgtttcaaagcaaaatcacGTGCCTATTACCTTTGACCATTCACAGTTTACGTACACCATAAAAAATTaggttacctacttaaatatttacCCCAAGGTTCAGTGGCGAAAAAATGAACTCTTCATCGATGTTTACGGCCAACACTGGACGGAAGAAAAACATCTTGATTAGTCAGAACTAACAGAACAGATTCAAAGCCCGATTATTTTACGCATTGAGTAGCGATTCGAGATATCAacagtttaaattttaaatgaagTCTAACTTTTCATTTTGATTAACCTTCTATAAAATATGTCTCATTAGTTCTCCATCCATAAGATAAAATATAACAATCAGCTTATCCATTACACGCCTGCTATAATGGTtcatataattttgtaatatgcTGTGAAAAATTGGAAGACAGTGTTTATTATACTTCATTGTAATTCTTAGAATTGAAACGTAAAAGAATCAATtgattttctataaaaaaatactttatgacAACATGAAGATAACTTATGTTGTTGTTGTTTTCAATCTTTAATTACACTGAATAACTGTAGACAGTCATAAAGCAGCGTGATTACGAACATTTAACAATAAAGCTTTCATTAATGAAATGCAACATTTAACATACATTCTTACACTTTACTCAAATCAATACTTCTTATATATCTTCTTAATATACATAATAGCTACAAAATTCATTGTATGATTCTTCATTTAGAACTTCATtacatatttcattatttttcacatttatgataggaatatatttatttattttgtttgtgcttTAAACCATAATTTACTAAATGTTATAAAAAGGTAATGGAATAGTAACCAAACTAAtactggaaataaaaaaattaaaaataaatgaagaatTGCTTAATACATATTAGTTACACagacttacatattttttacctgcttgtaaattaaattttcagGCAGGTTTCAGACATTCATTTCTCAAAAAAGAAAATTTCTGTTACTAATAAATTGAGCttaataaatcatttttataataattgtcaTCAATCAAATTAATAATCTCAATCAAATTAATGTTTTGAATGCAATTTATTAGTAACAAATTGACAAGAAGTCTAAATAGTTGTTATAAAAGTCAAAGTAGGTATCATCTGATACTCATGGTATAGGTTCAtcttttatgttttgtttatacCTTTAGTCCAAACACCATTTTCAGGAATTGTTCATAATGGATTGTGATGACTCCATCCTGGTCTGTGTCGTATTGACGGAATGCTGATGTTAAAGTctggaaatgaaaaaataactggTTATATTAATcttattttcaatataattcAACTTGTTTTAATCATATggtataatacataatattttatactgaCTTAGGATGAATCTATAGACtatctttatcatcatcatatgtAAACCTACACTCATTGCATTAAGTTACATGTTACTTGCATATACCTATATGCAAGAATACATAAATGTATAACTTACGTATAAAGTGACGCAGCACTGAATAAAGTCATCAAACAGTATCGTCCCTCTTCCGAATCTGTCAAACTTCTGCACCATAGTATTGACCACTTCATCAGACAGTCTGTAGCCAAATGCAGTCAGGGCGTTTTTCAACTCTTGCCTGTCAATATTGCCCGAGTTGTCACGGTCAAAAGATCTGAAGCAATTTTGCCAATCGCTGACATATTTCCATAATGCCCCAAAATCTTCAAACGATATGACACCTCTGTTCTGCTTGTCAAACATACCtgaaattagttatttaaataaaacaactatCATCATACATTTAACCTCACCTTTCAACAACAGACAATATTAAATACCtactcaaaatcaaaattatacctTAATCTTTAAAATTTTTAACCATAAAACATACATACCAATCATAAGACGCACTGTTTCAGGGTTAAAAGGATTCCATGTGCCATTGGACAACGCTTGCTGAAGCTCATCCGCGGAAATGTAGCCACTTCTGTCCTTGTCCACCCTGTAAGAAAGATTCTTTTGTAGACCATTTCCAGAATGTAATCCAACTATAAAGTTtacgattataaaaaatataagtgtTTGGAATATTATCTTGCATCACAgcattatagtttttttatttaatgtgttGTTGCTGTGAAAAGCAGTCAATCTGTAGACTTTATTATTATCAGTTTGTATTTGACCTTTGCAAACACTCATAAGTAATGTCaatatatttttcactttaCTGACGAATCTGTTAGTTATGTTAGATAACATACCTCCTAAAGATGTCCCACAGGAACTCTCTGCTGGGCATAGGTGACTGGAAACTCATTCTTACTTTGATCTGAAAtagaaatacaatttaatattattaataactgcTACATACATATAATACAATTTATATAGTATAGATTATCTTTAGTAGGTACCAAGGCGTagacatgttttttatttaagtaaacACAGGAAAATAGAAAGTACATTCGTGTCCCTAATAATTTATGGACATTAAAAACGGGTTTAACCTTGTTTACAGGCAACAAGTGCAAAAAGTGGCTACTCACAGGGCTCTCGGAAAAGACTGAAAGTGTTACAATTGAATTACTGGATTTGGTACTTCTGACCAGATCCTGAGCTGAGCACAAACTTAGTTTTCTTTTATATTGATTGATGAGGTGAAATAAATTCTGGCGAAACACGGCTTCAATGACGCCTGATGAATGACGCACACTGACGCACCACAGATGTGTGACGCACACAGCATAGACAGCTCAACAGCTGACTCAAAAAGAAATTAAGCTTACAGTCTTGGAAATTAGTAATTTGCCTAATGGCACAAGTACACTATTCGGCAAATTGGCCAAGTCGAAACGCTAGCCCGccgcacaccgaagtatgggcgtCACACGCGAGGAGGAAGGAGAAAGTAATCGAGATGGTGTTCACACCATACGCCTTGGCCACAGATTGGAGTTTTGGCCAAGTTCCGATCCAATCCTTATCTGTGTTCCGATCCAACTTTGCGACATGACATTTGACAGGTGACTAGTGACAgtttagtttgtttttaaattaatttattaatttgacatGCAAAGGAGACACTacgattaattttatttttaaaacttgataaaaaatgaaataaagaatactataatttaattaacaatttttaataacattttttgtcTGCTTATTTAAAAATCTTGATAATTGGtctgttttataaaataataagggcGGTTAAGATGATTTGGATATGCGGTGTCAGTCACATCATGTTTTGGTAATAAAATGGCGGATGTCCCCAGCGCCGACAGAAAAGTAAAACTCACTAAAAACGGGAAAGTTGTAAAAAGACGCTCACGTAATCCAGAAGGTATGTTGTGATTACCTTACCCTTTGTTTTAAATAGAACTGTTTCTACGGTACTGTCTTTATACATTATTTGTCTCGAATGTTAGGCCATCGTTCATACCATCTACTATTGCCTCTTACTACTTTTTGCTATTTGTGAAACTTTGTAATAGTTTTTGTTGTGTTCAGTGGCAGaaagtaaataaagaaataacgtCATTCTATTTTTAATAACTATTGGAGTCTTATCTTGATACCATCTCCAAACTACGTGATCATGTATGTCCAGTTTGAGCCATGGGTTTGAGCAATGTTATTCAAGGAATCTTCAAGGGAGAATGTTTTTGCGCATTTTTGCTTtgcgattttatttattttttcacaatattcaataatatatttttgaaaatgacTGTGAAAAGATACTATGACTTAATTTAAGAATTATCAGCAAACATATTGagtaatatttattactttcaattaatttttttttaaagttaagttaattTTAGACTTCGTAAATAATTCAGTACTTTTTCTCTAAAAAAGTAATGTGCTGTGTATAATATGCTCAGTAAAGCAAATTCAGTTAAACAATTTTATGCAGAAAATATCTAAAGGAAGTTTTTGTATATTTTCAGAATGGCACAAACAAAAACAGAAGCGTTTAAGAATAGCTGGTCTGGAATACATAAATGCAAACGGAAAAGTGGTGCCACCGAAACAGCCTGGGCCCGACTGCAACTGTCGCCGTAGGTGTTTTCAGAAAGTGCCTGAAGATATTAGGCTCAAAACCTTTCAGGGTTTTTACTCCATGAAAACACATGATGAACAAAATGCATACTTGTTTGGGCTCATGAGGCAAGTGGATGTCAAGAGAAAAAGAGTTAAGTCTAGCAGCCGGCGAACTTGCACATTTGAATATTTTGTCAGAGTGAAGGGAAGAGAAACACAAGTATGTCAAACTGCCTTTAAAAACATTCATGCTATAACTGAAAGAAAAGTAAGGGTCCTCTGTAAAAAAATGGATGATGGAGTCATGTTTCCCAGTGACAATCGAGGCAAAAACAGCCACCGTCGCTCAGGAGAAGTTCGATTACCAACCGGTGTTGTTGatcaaattaaaaatcacaTTTATTCAATAGTGCACACACATCGCCTGAAGGACTTCATACGACTAGATAAGGTGGCAGgattagaaataaatatttcaaagatGTGGAAAGATTACATTAAAGCCTATGATCCCGACAACATAGGAGCTACTATGCCTAAGTCAAAAAGAAACATGGAAGTGGCAATCCCGGCTGAACCCGTGGTCCAGCCTCCCCCTCCTCCCCCAGAACCCCAGTTTGCTCAGCTCACGTACCCTGGCAGTGGGCACCTTGTGAATATAGCTGAAAATTACTTCCAAAACCAGTATCAGACTGCTACATTATCTGGCACATCTAATAACTTCTATCAAACACAGAATGGGAGTCAAACTATGGGATTGATATTGCCAGCACGGCCTGCTCAGCCTACCACAGCTTATATTGTGTTGCAAACCAAACAGGAACCTCCTCAACCGAATACGCTTGCAATAGACAACAATCCATATAATCAAACAGAGCCAACAGAAAATAATATCATGCAGGAAGCAAAAGACGTAAAGgaaataaagaaagagagaaaaaaagGTCCCCTGGTGAAGCAGTGGAGATATACCAACATCTTCCATGATGAAATCAATGGTGCAGCTCTTGCTGCCATCAAGACCAGGCTCGCTATGTACTATGCTGAGAGTGATGCGGCAAGAAAAAAGGTCAAGCAGCAGGTGCGACCTTCAGAGACAGTCCAGACACAAACGTCACCAGAACAAATAAGGCcaactcacacacacacacttacTATTTATACTTAACCATTGCAGCTGCCACCTGGTCCATGCCATGGTGAAATTACTTAAGTGACTGATCTGAACGTCTTGATTGAATTCTCAAATGTAACAATCAATGCTAGTATTAGTAATTACTAACAATAATACTTTATGAAAAGTAATTAATACTATGCCTATATTTAGGTAGAAGCTATCAATTTTAATCATTGTTTATATTAATCTTATGCTTTTAATTATTATATGAGTACAGTACATATTGTTTTATTAGATTGTTTAGGAAATCGTGTTTGCCAGTGTAAAATAATTAACGAGTTTATATTTTCCATTTATTTTACTATCTGATTATCAttaatgcaaaaatattttatcctgTATTAAGGaacaattgaataaatattactaGTTCAATGATTTTGTTTCaattaaatactttaattaATCTGTCTTTTGTCGGCGACTACGAAGTGTTTTGGAGTTAATTGTCCTATGAATGGAAGGAAATGCGGCAGTAACAAATTGCTGCTGCATAAATTCGTTAATGATCTTTAGCAGGTACATCTTAACATACAAAGAAGTTGCCCCAAAAGTTGACTGGGAGAAGAGAATGCCATGTGTAAGACATTATGTTCAccctaaatcaaatcaaatcaaatttctttatttgcgttattccaggtacataagtggtcttacatagatTTGGTAGGTTTCACTGAAATTTGCTCAAACTAGGAAGCgtgcaaatattaaaaagagtAGTAGACTTTATATCGAAAATAATACTAACATGTcatattacattaattgattaaaaacagaaaactaataaatcatcattaattaaattataaactaatACAGAATGTCATATTGAATAATTATTGTCATATCATATTGAAAATGTCACCTCAGGATAATAATGTACTTATTGTATGTCACTTaacattacaattaaaatattcatttaatgAGTAGAACGACCTCTCCACAAGCCATGCATGCAGTTTGGTTTAAAACTGAGATCCGCTAACTAAGCCCTCTTAATTCCGCGGGCAATGAGTAATTATCctagtttcaaataaataagggccagactaaaaatgtgtttttgGAATTTGTGCCCTTTTTGGTTGATCTTGGTGTCTTCTAACTACCCAATTATGTCAAAACAGTATGATTGAATGAAAGAAAAgagtatttttttgtatttattttacacttaaATTATGCAGACAATACACAAGCGCCTCCAACAGCCTTGATTTTCCTCTCTGCAGATTTTGAGAAGAACTTTGCTTTCACTATCACAGGCTGCTTGGGAAGTTTGCCTTTGCCTAGTAACTTGTAGTAACCCTGAAACAAGCAAACATTTCATGAATTGAAATGAGTGAGAGAATATTCGTCAAAATAACATGACTGGAGAAATTTTGGACATTATAGAGCAGTTTTTTATTCATGATCAACTAACTATTCAGTCTCTATTGAAATGACATttaggctgagatgcaccatcttactttaacaaacgtcaaactccATAGGTACACAAAGCACCAGTtatcattataataaaattgcagttaagttaggtggtgcaaactGAGCCTTTGCTTGACAAAGTCCTGAATTAGTTGCTGCAGCTGCATTAGAACTGTATGTTAATTTCTGCAGTAAAAGGTATTCTTGCTAAACCAACAAAAcaatcattttttatttctgttatGTCCCCAGCCACCAGAGGAGTGGGGACAAagggaaaaaaataatttactttcattCTCATTCTCTCCAGCGGTGGGGACAATGGGAATAAACCGTACATAAAACGAAAAAATAGTAGatataaattaaagtttaaattaaatacttacagCCTTGACAATGTTGATGACAGGGACCTTGTTGTCTGTGGCAGAGGCGTACTTCAGACGAGCCTGCTCCGACACCAGTGTCCACAGTTTGTCCAGGTTGAGGACGGGGCAGAAGTCCTTGTTTTTCCTCAAGTGGAAATTCCTCATACCAAGCTGTAATTGAGGGAAGTAAAATATTAGTAGTGTGCAGAACTACCAACATAAAAGGAAATAGGTATCATTtctattttaacaataaaatacctagtcataatttgatttaaattttttaactttgacatacAAATCTCCTTAGCCTATTTCAAGATACATTTCTATTAGAAAACTGACAGAAAAAAAGGAGTTATATCTATATAAATGCAGGGTACAAGCCTAAACCCCATTGGAGGAGTCTGGGCTCCAAAAACCTCATGTCAAGAATTAATTCTATAGAATATGAACAATTAGAGCAAGATACATTCCTTTTTAACAACAAGATAATGTTATGCTgtgaataataaacaaacttcTAGGCAATACTAGAGATTGTAGAATTTCTGACTAAAATTCATGTCATAATGCAATGAGATTCAGACTACAGGGAAGACAACAACAATGAAAGCATGCACTTACTTTGCCAAAGTATCCGGGATGGTACTTGTCCATGTTGATTCTGTGGTGATGTTCACCACCAGCGTTACCGCGACCTCCAGGATGCTTACGGTGCTTACCTGAAAAAGATGGTAATACATATGAACaccaataattgttttttttttaatttcatatgtATGGTTTACTGTATTAATAAGAACTCATCTTTTATTAGACGACAGCGTAATATAAAATAGCTAAGGTTATAAGCTACGTCCCTAAAATTAAGAACATGAGTTAGGCCGGAGAGGTTATACCAATAATTCGCATTTATAAAacctaaatacaaataaaatgtatgtaataCTAACCGATACGGCCATGACCATGGCTTACGTGTCCTCTCAGCTTCCTGGTCTTCTTCTTGGAGGTGGCCTGCAGAAGAACAACCAAGTTGTATTTACATCAAACATTTTGGGAAAGTCACGTAAATACTAATAAAGTATACACAGTTTTCACTTATACCACGTTCCACTCatagtattaattaatttccaTCAAAGATTGCATCGATTATCAAAGATAAATGTgaagaaaagttaaaaattatcACCAACCATATTTTCGGTATCCGTCAAACTTTAAAAAAGAAGGAGAGAAAGAGACAGATAGCTGACTCGACCATAAactaatgtcaatgtcacaaaTGTCAttccattaaaaaaaatgtaagccATAAAGTTTGCTACAGCTTGGAGTTGCTGTATTTTCAGCCATACTAACTCGCATTTAgtgaatttaatttacacgtgttttcatgcgatggccaagtcaatatatttatgtaaaacgttaaagatttcctggcctggacttggtattacatggatctcacaactttttaccgtagaacaactgagttgcgaaacttggtttttttgacaagtattgtttttgatgggatctcatttatttttgtattttgtagacagcagttatgtatctagaaaactggaccgaaattgaaaaattttactcgacttggcggttacactaccgt is a window from the Ostrinia nubilalis chromosome 7, ilOstNubi1.1, whole genome shotgun sequence genome containing:
- the LOC135073068 gene encoding dolichyl-phosphate beta-glucosyltransferase; its protein translation is MDIISVIWSLIFYGIVFGLTLLFISCVIIYVVTNPYPVVERFKEEEYYEDPKSKTKVKFPSIEEPQSVNLSVVVPAYNEEERLPPMLDEALEFLEKRLTEYPSYKYEIIVVSDGSKDKTVQVAGNYALKYGSDNVRCLELVKNRGKGGAVRLGIESSRGSLILFADADGASKFEDLKKLEVAVQGTLKYDVITQPEEISKAHSIVIGSRAHLEEESLATRSVFRNILMYGFHFLVWLFTVKGINDTQCGFKLFTRKSAQTCFKSLHVNRWAFDVELLYIAQQLNIPITEIPVRWTEIEGSKVTPVLSWIQMGCDLGLIWLKYTIGAWKIKADKID
- the LOC135073069 gene encoding programmed cell death protein 6 isoform X1, whose product is MSFQSPMPSREFLWDIFRRVDKDRSGYISADELQQALSNGTWNPFNPETVRLMIGMFDKQNRGVISFEDFGALWKYVSDWQNCFRSFDRDNSGNIDRQELKNALTAFGYRLSDEVVNTMVQKFDRFGRGTILFDDFIQCCVTLYTLTSAFRQYDTDQDGVITIHYEQFLKMVFGLKCWP
- the LOC135073069 gene encoding programmed cell death protein 6 isoform X2; amino-acid sequence: MSFQSPMPSREFLWDIFRRVDKDRSGYISADELQQALSNGTWNPFNPETVRLMIGMFDKQNRGVISFEDFGALWKYVSDWQNCFRSFDRDNSGNIDRQELKNALTAFGYRLSDEVVNTMVQKFDRFGRGTILFDDFIQCCVTLYTLTSAFRQYDTDQDGVITIHYEQFLKMVFGLKV
- the LOC135073070 gene encoding uncharacterized protein LOC135073070, producing the protein MADVPSADRKVKLTKNGKVVKRRSRNPEEWHKQKQKRLRIAGLEYINANGKVVPPKQPGPDCNCRRRCFQKVPEDIRLKTFQGFYSMKTHDEQNAYLFGLMRQVDVKRKRVKSSSRRTCTFEYFVRVKGRETQVCQTAFKNIHAITERKVRVLCKKMDDGVMFPSDNRGKNSHRRSGEVRLPTGVVDQIKNHIYSIVHTHRLKDFIRLDKVAGLEINISKMWKDYIKAYDPDNIGATMPKSKRNMEVAIPAEPVVQPPPPPPEPQFAQLTYPGSGHLVNIAENYFQNQYQTATLSGTSNNFYQTQNGSQTMGLILPARPAQPTTAYIVLQTKQEPPQPNTLAIDNNPYNQTEPTENNIMQEAKDVKEIKKERKKGPLVKQWRYTNIFHDEINGAALAAIKTRLAMYYAESDAARKKVKQQVRPSETVQTQTSPEQIRPTHTHTLTIYT
- the LOC135073072 gene encoding large ribosomal subunit protein uL15; translation: MATSKKKTRKLRGHVSHGHGRIGKHRKHPGGRGNAGGEHHHRINMDKYHPGYFGKLGMRNFHLRKNKDFCPVLNLDKLWTLVSEQARLKYASATDNKVPVINIVKAGYYKLLGKGKLPKQPVIVKAKFFSKSAERKIKAVGGACVLSA